A stretch of DNA from Vidua chalybeata isolate OUT-0048 chromosome 27, bVidCha1 merged haplotype, whole genome shotgun sequence:
aataatgggattttaaaagggttttttttagtgctgTCGCATCCaaagttgggattttttttccctctgcatcaTCCAAATCCctcccagtgggattttggctttgaaatcctaaaaaaaaaaaccctggaaaaccAAATCCCAGGAGGGTTCCCTGGTGGGATGTGGGattccctgggaattctgtAATCCTGAgggatttttccccatttttcctgggattttggctttgaaatccaaaaaaaaacaacctggaaaaaccaaatcccagcaggatgTGGGGTTGGAATTTGGgatccctggggcagggagggtttccctgggaattccaggatcccgagggaattttctgggaatttttccCGGGATTCTGATCCCGTTTTTCCCTTGCAGTGGACGGATGGACCCCCCCCAGTCCAGTTCCAGGCCCAGAACGGCCCCACCACCAGCCTGGCCAGTCTGCTGTGAATTCCAGGAAAACTCCAGGAAAACTCCAGGAAAACTCCAGGATAATCCCCCACCAACATCCCggggggaaaaacaaacaaaaaaagaagcatcaaaaacttgggaaaagaaacaaaaaaaaaaaccccatggaaaAGCTCCCGAATTCCCTCTGGCAGTGAGAAAAACCCAGGAATTTTCCAGGGATTCCCAGAGCCTCcggagctgcttttccaggtgggaatgtCCAGGTGAATCCCAAGGTTTGATCCTGgagggaattcccaggaaaggctgggaattCCGGCGGGAAGCTCCAAATCCTCGGGGATAACAGGATGAGGAAATAATGGATTggattcccagctggaattccccGAGgggaaattcccattttttttgggaaggagGAAATCCGGGATTTCCTGGGATGtccctccagcagccacagctctcccCACGCCGTTGGCATTGGGAAAAATCCGGAATTTTCCTGCTGATCCCAAATTTTTCCAGGCTGGAGGCACCACCTGTGCCTTAAggattcccaaatcctgggaataaTCCTGATCCAGAAgtctgggatggaattccagccTTGCCCTTGGcacaaaattcccttttccaggtTAAATTCCCTGGGTTTAGCCCAGTTGTTTTGGATTTCCCAGAAATCTGGGAATGCTGAatcccagaaaaaaagctggaagTTCTTCCAggatcccagcagtgcctggggtgGAATGGAGTTGTTTTTCCCAGTTGGAATTTCTCCAGATTTctgggaaagggggagggaaaagaacTCTGGAATTCTTGGagagaggaaaaccaaaacccctGAAACTTCCAGaggtttttgggaatttttaatCCCAATGGATggggaaggaaccttaaaattccctttaaaaatccctttaaaatcCCCTCGTTCCCAGCgtttttccttcccaaatcccatctttTTCTAGAGCAAGGaattttttccactgaaattccTCAGATTCCTCaatttttccctctggaattcaTTCCAGggatgaggtttttttggtcccattcccaaaaattgggattttccaggttttttttttcttttttttccatggaaatccTGGTCCTAAATCTCTTGGAAAACTCCAAAGGACCTGGAAATCCCTGGAATTCTTGGGGACTGAGGATTGGGAGTTTTTATTCCAGATTTTTTGGGGATTAAGCAAAACCCTCGGTGCTGTTGGAACtcaaaaaaaacagggaaaaaaaatccccaaaaattcccaaatccagggattttccagcctgaatgcagggctggaattcctgtGGGAAATTCCAGAGGCTCCcgaggggtttttttgggatatttgggatccCACTGAGACAGAACCAtcccaggaattttgggatctgGGGATTTTCATCGGGAACTGGGGgagttttcccagttttttcagttttttgggaagcacattcccagtttttatttcctctggGGTGCAACAAttccttggaattttttttccttggaattttCCTGGGTTGGGAAAGGctgaaaattcccaaatcccatccaggAAAtccaaattttcctttctaactCCGGAATGTTCCAGAATATTCTGGAATTTCAGGCCCAACTCAGATCTAgcttggaattttgggatcaaattcccaaattttgggctggaaaagcctcGGGATGATCCCAATCCtagggcagggacacttccactattccaggctgctcccacctggatttgagcacttccagggcgGCCAAATCCCAAAAACTTTGGGAAAAACCcggaaaaaaaagggggaaaaaaatcccaattccaGAGAGCTGTGGTTGGGGCCGAGCTTTGGGAATTCCCCAGGGAATTTTCCGTGGGAAAAGAGCCGAGGAAGgagcagaattcccaaaaattcccaatttttccgCCTTCAGTCTCCCGTGCAAATCCATCAGAATGGGTGAAAGAGCCGGAAAATCCCTTGGGAATTCCGGGGGCTCCtccggaattcccaaattccccacgGAAATTCCAATGTACAGAGCTTTTTACCATtgtatattaaattatttaatagctttttgtgggagcttttccttcttttttattttttttttttgttcatggagcagggctgggaaggaggagctgaaattctttgggattttggaggaAAACGGGAAAATCCAGGATTTTCTCTGCGGGTTGATTtcattgatatttttttttttgcctcctaaAATCATGGAATTCTCTGGAGAAACGAGcacaaaatcctgaaaattaGGATTCATTTAGGGAATTGTAGAgttttttcccaggatttttcatGGAATAACCAGGATTTCTCCCTAAAATCCATCCCTGGTGTAGatggtgtaaaaaaaaaatgggatttctgtCCAGAGCCCGCAGCTGTTTTCCCTCTGGATCCCATTCCTGAAGAATCTCCCAATAATTCCTCAAAATATGCCCCAAAACTCtgaaaaatcccccaaaattccccaaaaatgaaaaaaaaatcctcaaaagtttacaaaattaaaaaaaaaatcccccctaaaaatccacagaaaatcTCCAAAGATCCcccaaaacagctccaaaatcccccaattccccaaaatcccctcaaagTTCCCCATaaactccccaaaaaaatcctcccaaaattccagaaaaGTTCACCAAGaactccaaaaaaaccccaaaattccccctcaaaaatcccctaaatagtcccaaaaattcctccccaaaaatcccctaaaaatttccaaaaaaaatcccaaacattcCACCAAAAAATCACGAAAAATTTGGGTTAAATCCCAATGGGAacgatcccaaatcccaccggGAATGATCCCAGACCCCATCTGAACGATCCCAGATCCCAATGGGAACGATCCCAGGGTTAAATCCATGTGGGAacgatcccaaatcccaccaggaaTGATCCCAGACCCCATCTGAACGATCCCAGATCCCAATGGGAACGATCCCAGGGTTAAATCCATGTGGGAacgatcccaaatcccaccaggaaTGATCCCAGGGTTAAATCCATGTGGgaatgatcccaaatcccaccggGAATGATCCCAGACCTCATCTGAacgatcccaaatcccaccaggaaTGATCCCAGGGTTAAATCCACGTGGGAATGATCCCAGATCCCatctgaacaatcccaattcccaataggaacaatcccaaatcccagcgggaactatcccaaatcccaatggGAACGATCCCAGGGTTAAATCCCAATGGGAacgatcccaaatcccaatggGAACAATCCCAGACCCCATCTGAACGATCCCAATGGGAACGATCCCAGGGTTAAATCCATGTGGGaacaatcccaaatcccaatggGAACGATCCCAGACTCCAATGGGAACGATCCCAGGGTTAAATCCCAATGGGAACAATCCCAGATCCCATCTGAACGATCCCAATTCCCAATGGGAGCGATCCCAGGATTAAATCCCAGCGGGAACGATCCCAGACCCCACCGGGACTGACCCCGGTGCAGCAGCCGGACCGAACCGGACCGAaccggagcggagcggagcgcgCAGCTCAGACCCAGGCCGGCCCCGGGACCTGGTCCCTGCCCCGGTAGCGCCGGGCCctgctcccgctcccgctcccgctgccgccgcccggccccgcccggccccgccgcgaGTCCCGGCCCTGAGCCGGCCGGGCCGCAGAACCGGCTCCGCCGGCCGCCGTGCCTCCCCCGCTTCCTCCCGCCGGGCCCCCCCTATCTGCGGCCCCAGCGCGGCCTGCGCGGGCGGATaagggcggcggggccggcccctCCCCGCGCCGCCATCACCTCAGCCGGCCCCGGGCGGAGCcgccgcggcccggccccggggaaCCGCCGCGAGCagccgggcccggcccgccgccccgccccctccccgcgggCCGCGCCCTCATTGGCTCCTGCGGGGCGCTCTCTGGCGCCTATTGGTTGTTTCAACTATCAATCAAACCCAGGCCACGCCTCTTTGCTCCCTCGCAGCAGGGGCGAGGCGCGCACCACGGGGTCGCGCCGCTGATTGGCCAACGTGCCCGTCAATCAAAAACAAACCGCGCCTTTTCCATCGCCGCTTACTACGCGGGCGGGGCTACTGCTGACTCTACGCGCCGATTGGCTGCAGCGCTGGCAACCCACCTTTCTATTGGCCGGCGCGGCTGCCAATCATTagtttaaagattaaaaaaaaaacaaaaaaccccactcaaCGCAGCGCCCCAGGCCCGGGCAGGGGGGGGGCGTGGCCGGGCGCGAGGATGTCCCAAATCTGCCTGGcaacgggggggggggggggtcccgctggggggggggggggggaacaggggaggggaggggggggagagGGGCGGGCAcggagggggaggggggagaggggcgggaggaggaggaggaggaggggggggagATGAAgagcggggggggggagggggggcgggTCCCCCTGCGCGCGcagccccccccgcccccccctcCTGTCAGTGGCCACCTGAGGGAGCcgcctcccctccccccacgGCCCCAGtccgggccgggccccgctgaggaggaggaggaggcggctcTGAGGGGGCTCCGGACAGTGAGTGACACCCGCGCCTCAGCACCCCCTCCCCCGGGGGGACGGGGACAAGGGGACACCCccacacgcacacacacacacacaccccccccctTTTTACCCCCGAGGGCGGCTCGGGGCTTGGGGCAACGCGGGGAGCGCCGGGGACGGGGGGGGTTTGTGAGGGGAGAAGGGAGCGGCCAAAAGCCGGCCGTGGTCAGGGGGGGACCCCGTGAGGGACGCGGGGAACTGGGGTGAGGGAGAGCGCCGGAGCGCCAGGGGGTTCACGGGGGATGAAAGTGCGGCCGGCTGTGTgtgaggggcgggggggggggggtggggataataataataaaaaagcttaaaaaaaaaaaaaaaaaaaaaaagcgaaaAAGAAAAGGTTGGGAAGTCCGAGGGGAGGGTGGGCACGGGTGAGGGGGTGCCAGGGAGGAGCGGGAGTGCATCCTGGGAGTTGCCCGATAGGCACAGCCACCAGAGCATGTCAGCAAAGGCGGATTATTGGTGCCAGAGCCTTGGGAAGGCGGGGGAGGGGAGTGGGGGAGGGGACGGGCCACCACCGGGGCCACCGGGGCCACCAGGCCACGGCTCGGGGctggccgggccgggccgggagcgcggGGAGCCCCGAGGGAGCCCCCCCGGAGCCGCGGGGACAGCGCTGTCCCCgcccgtgtccccccggtgCGTGACGGGCCCGGAGTGGCACTCCGGAAACACGGAGAAAGTTTTGGGCACGGGGCGGGGAAACGCGGGGAAGGGAGCGGGGATGTGCGGGGAGGGATGAGGAGTGCGGGGAAAGCCGCGGGGTCTGGGGGGAAAACTGAGTGGTACAGGGAAAGTCGAGGGGTTTGGGGAAAGatgagggtttggggggaaaattaGGGGtacaggaaaagctgaggggtttggggaaaaTGAGGGGTTCAGGAAAAGTTGAGGGGTtgaagggaaaaacagggatgcaggaaaagctgagggacTTGGGGAaactgaggggttttggggaaaatgAGGGGTACAGGAAAAGTcgaggggtttgggggaaacTGAGTGGtacaggaaaagctgaggggtttggggaaaaGTTGAAGGGTtgaagggaaaaacagggatgcaggaaaagctgaaggGTTTGGGGAAAACTGAGTGGtacaggaaaagctgaggggttttggggaaaatgAGGGGTTCAGGAAAAGTCGAGGGGTTTGGGGAAAAGTTGAAGGGTtgaagggaaaaacagggatgcaggaaaagctgaggggtttgggggcaAGATGAGGGGTTGAAGGGGAAAATGAGTGGTACAGGAAACactgaggggtttggggaagggttgaaggggaaaacagggatgcaggaaaagctgaaggGTTTGGGGAAAACTGAGTGGTACAGGAAAAGTcgaggatttgggggaaaatgaggGACTCAGGAAAAGTTGAGGGGTtgaagggaaaaacagggatgcaggaaaagctgagggacTTGGGGAAactgaggggtttgggggaaacTGAGTGGtacaggaaaagctgaggggtttggggaaactgaggggtttgggggaaagTTGAAGGGTtcaagggaaaaacagggatgcaggaaaagctgaggggtttgggggaaagTGAGGGATGCAGGAAATGCTGGGGGattgaagggaaaaagggatgCAGGAAAAgttgaggggtttgggggaaaaattgaAGGGTCtaagggaaaaacagggatgCAGGAAATGCTGAGGGGTTTGGAGGAAAAATGAGTGgttcaggaaaagctgaggggtttggggaaaGATGAGGGTTTGGGAGAAAATGAGGGATTCAGGAAAAGTCGAGGGGTTTGGGAAAAGttgaggggtttggggaaaGATGAGGGGTTTGGGAGAAACTGAGGGGCTGAAGGGATCTGCTGGAAAatcccaggggctgctggaaaAGTTGAGAGTCTGGGGCAAAAGCCGAGGGTTTGGCTTAAAATTGGAGGGTTTGTCCTGAAATCTGAGGGGCTGAAGGGAAAGCTGGGGATGCACTGGAAAACCTCAGGGGTGGCAGGGAAACTCGGGGCTCTTGGAAAATCCAGAGGTTTGTTGGAAAACTCGAGGGATTTTCTACTGGAAAATCCGGGGGTCTGTCCCAAAATCTGGGGGTTTGTCCCAAAATCTGGGGGTTTGTCCCAGAATCTGGGGGTTTGTCCCAGAATCTGGGGGTTTGTCCCAAAATCTGAGGGTTTGTCCCAGATTCTGAGGGTTTGTCCCAAAATCTGAGGGTCTGTCCCAAAATCTGAGGGTTTGTCCCAGAATCTGAGGGTCTATCCCAAGACTTGAGGGTCTGTTGGAAAAGTTGGGGTTTTGCTGGAAAACCTGAGGGgccatcccaaaatccagggatCTGTGCCAAAACTCGAGGAAATCCTGAGGGtttgccccaaatccctggatTCTGCTGGAAAACCCCGGGCTCTGAGTGAATCCGAGGATCTGCGGGATAATCCAAGGATCTGCTGGAAAACTTGGGAGCTTGTTCCTCAAAACTCCGAGGCTCTGCCCCAAAACGCAGGGATCCCCCTGGAAAACTCCGGGATTCGCTGGGAAAcccgaggggctggggcagaaCCGCAGGGATTGTCCCAAACTGCCCAAATCCGGGGCTTTTCCCCAAAACCTGCGGGCCTGGGGATCTGCGGGGAGATCTGGGATCTGGTGGATCCCGGGGATCTGCGTGAAATCCGTGGTTCtgtcccaaatcctgggattctgCAGTGGATCCCAAGGGTCCATCCCAACTCCTGGATTCCGTGGTGATTCCTGGGGattcatcccaaatcccagtgctccatcccaaatcccagggatCTGTGTAAAATCCAggctccatcccaaatcccagtgctccatcccaaatcccagtgctccatcccaaatcccagggcCACCATCAGGACCAGAAAATTCCCTTTAATTCCCCCCCATTCTCCCTCAGCATCGCCcccttttttttgggggggattttgggagttggaaaaaatccaattaattcagaattttccctttttcccccccaccctcTTTCCACTCTTTTCGctgttttggggggaaaatccGATTTCAGGATTTTTGTAAGGAGGCTGTTGGGAAAATGGAAGGATTTAGGAAGGATTCATTCCCAAATTTTGATCCAGGAGTGAATTCCCAATGGGAAAATAGGGGAAAACCCCTTTTGTTTTCACTTAAGTTtaaggaaaaattgctttgttttaactaaaattccttaaaaagtTGGGAATTGGGATTTGCTGagcccaaagcagcagaaaatgccaaggaaaagtgtggaatatttcagtttgggagaggaaaatggggttttgggaaggaaaatggcatttggggaggaaaatccctgttttttagaagaaaatggagttttAGGAAGGAAAATCCATGTTTTAGCAATGAAAATCCCTGGTTTTAGCAAGCagttggtttttaaaatttggatttttcttttttccctccaaaaaaaaaaaaaacattggaaaaagaacttttttaGGAGTTTAAGGACAAATCCCAACTCCAGGCCAGCCCTGTTGGAGCTGCGTTTTCCAGGGAATAAaatggagctgagattcccatTTTATGCTCcgaaaaatcccccaaatccttggaaaattcccatttcctgctgccaggaatTCCAGAGGGGATTGCAGGACCCGGCTTgtccaggctggggctggagctgggaaaatttgggataaaatcccccaaattcagCCACTTTTCCCTGGGAATCTGCTTGGGATGGGTTTTCTGGGGAATTCCCGATCCCGGTT
This window harbors:
- the LOC128800806 gene encoding basic salivary proline-rich protein 4-like; amino-acid sequence: MKSGGGEGGRVPLRAQPPPPPPPVSGHLREPPPLPPRPQSGPGPAEEEEEAALRGLRTSLGKAGEGSGGGDGPPPGPPGPPGHGSGLAGPGRERGEPRGSPPGAAGTALSPPVSPRAALPARPPPAAPANQRPPHIIRATPAANGGPRHNRGSPRAAPGSGGGRGSARGPARCGPAAAPVLSPRCPLPSPRRPRAVPSLSHRCAHAVPSAGPAARPPRPAHALPVPPRLHV